TAAAATACTTTAGTTTGACTCAAGAAGGCACTTGGCTATGTGAACTTTATTCAAGCTTGCTTAAAAATGAGCGTTTGGTCCTAGGGACTCACCAGCAGTTTGATTCCCTTGTACCTCAATTTCTGATATTGTTAGGCTGAAGTACATTATGTACCTTTTTGTTGATTAACCTTGATTACGACGCTGAAGTTGCTTTTTGTTCCTGCGTGCCTAATGCATTCACGGTTGTAACTCGtcagataaaaaatatttattatatacgAGCCAAACCACGAAGATGGATTTGGTAATTGGGCTGCTTAAGTAGCAAGAAAAAGTTGTGCTATAATGTCTCTTGTTATTGATCCTTTCGAACTTTTTAGTTGGAATCATAAACTGTGTCAGGAAACTGAAATTTTGATGCTCAAAGTCTAGTTTTCTCTGGGGATCAATGACATTTTGTGCTTTCTTTACTAATTATTCAAGATGAGAGTCCACTCAGATCAGTCCTTTCTGCCGTTCTCAGTTTATTCTTCTTGAATTGCTCAGGATCGTGAGTTTATTAGGCCTGAACATGGTGGCCATCAATTTGCTTCAGGAAATGATATACATTCTGGAAGTCAAAGCAATGTGTTAGATAGGGTGCAATTCAGTGGGGATGACAGACTTCCTGGAGCTGTGCTTCTTGCTAGAGACCGGCTTGTACACAGGTTGAGAGGTGTTACTCTTCCCGGTAGCAGGTTAGTACGGATATATGGGTGCCATCAAACACCGGGCAACCCCAACCCCGAGAAATTTCAGATAGTAGTGATGACGTAAATGGCACGACCAAATATTTTTACTATGCACCATATTGGTTATTCTATTGCTGCGTCGGAGAGAATCCATTATTAATTCCAACAAAACCATATCAAATTATGAAGTATAAGAGATcatcattttttctttttcctgcaCTATGTCCTATTAATCTTCTTCTCTTTCTTGTTATACGAGTAGCCAGGTCCCTGCCCCTTTGATCCTGTTCGATTGTTTTTCACTTCTTCCATACTTTTTTACCTTGTTTTTGTCCTTGTTGTTGCATAGCCATTTAGAATAATTTCTCACCATCACTGCATTTCTTATTCCTTTGATTTACATTTTATTCCTCCTGTTTTCCTCCCAGCATCCCAACAAGTGGGGTAGCTCTATACTGGTCGACAGATCGACCTCAACCAAGCAAGGATTTCCTAATAAGAGCTCAACTCGAGTAATTATTGAGTAACTCGGGCTTGATaatttatttacaaaaatagTTTCAATTGATCAAGCTAAAAGCAAAaaagtaattaaaataacatgtgaaaaaattattacttgaGGTTGAATGCCCAAGGGGATTGACCCTAAGATATTACAGCTCATGGTCGACTCAAGGGGGAGCTTGAGGTGCTCGATCTTGATTTGAACTCATTTAGAAGCAAATTTAAGCCGAACTTCGAGCGGGTAGTTAGCGAGCTTCTCAACTTACTTGCCTCCCTAATCCAAATAAATTGTGTTATGTATTTTGTGTATAgttcatatatttttaatatgacCTCCCAAGTCTGAGTAATACAATTATGCACTCTATTTCATCGTTTAAATCCTTTGATCAACTGCTGTCTGGAGATGAGCCAATTTTATATCCATTTgaaattctctccaaatttctgGCAATAGGATAACTTATCACTCTTTTATTTGTAGGCAGAGAAATAGGAATTCCCAAATTGACCACCGTAGTGAAACAGTAATCGGCGATGTGCTCAGACTCATTAACGCTGAAGATGGGGAAACAGATATATCTAGAGACTGGCTAGCCACACTGACATCTGTAACTGATTCCATCAGCCGACTAACGAGCAATAAACCGCCAGGACTCACACAAGAAGCACTGAACAGTTTGCGCATTGAGGTGTTCCGTGTGCTAGAGGAACGCGACAAAGAAGACACATCGAGTATAATAACGGAATGCAGCATATGCCTagagagtttcttggagggAGATGAGCTGATTCTCCTGCCTTGTGCTCATAGGTACCATGTTTGCTGCTTGGATCCATGGGTCCGAACCTGTGGAGAGTGCCCATATTGCCGTAGGGGCATTATTGTAAATGCGGATGGAGTCGAATATGTTGAGCTATCGAGCTGTAGTCGTTGACTCCAATGTTCATCGGGCTTACCTCCTATGTGAGTACTAGCAGAAAGTTTACAATTAGTCTTTAGTTTTCTCGATGTTCCACAATCTACCTAAGTGAAACAAATTGCATGGTTCAAatgtttcaaaaaaataaatgattCTTGTGTTCAAATGTCCAAGATCTGTCAGCTCACTTCTTTCGTGAGCGGTTGTAAATTTCTTATAGCTGTCTGCAAGTTAGAATTGAGGTCATCTTGGTTGCATTTTTTGTATACAAATCAAGGGCCTTGTTTTATCAGGTGACCAACATTGAATCAATCTCATTTACGTTCTCCTTGTGATTTGCATTGTTTCGGTCATGAGTTTTCATACATATGCTGAATTCTTACTTTGATTATCATGAGAAATTAGGTTGCATCTACATTCTTAATCCAATCACaaccaaaactgtctttttcTACAACGACAAGCTATCTCTTTTGTACAAAAGTTTTGAATTATGTCATATTGCATTCTTACCCGTATTCTATACTTCAAAGACTTTGGCtgtcttgattttttttatttaggttGAGATTTCACTTCTACAATGCCCATGAATCATTCCATGGATTCTCAAGTGAGCTACGGACTCATCTTCTCATGATTTTTTTGCAGTGAATAGCCAATGCAGCTGCACTTCAAGCTGCTtctaaaaagaaagaaaagaggTATGAATACATTCTGAAGATCGAGAAGGGAACCAGACGGCATTTCCACGACAACATAACTATTATAGTCTTTTATCTCGATCATCACAACCCTTCAAATATCAATAAAAACAAGGTTCTTTTGGCTGACGTCTCCCATTGACATGTATTCTTGTAACTCAGATGAAGTAGTTGAGAGTTCAGGTGACAAGGTTTTTCCCATCGAGGAATGCCTATCAACGGTTGCATATTGACCATGTCTTCTTATAGAGAGCCTGATAGTTGAACATATGATTGAACTCTGTGTACATTTCGGTTTGTATACTGAGCTAGTTTTGGCATCAAATAcacattctttttgttattTGGTTGTCCATTTCGTCTAGTTCTTGCCATCAAGCGAGTATTTCTTGCTGTGATAGTTTGAAGTTTATGTTCATGTATTTTTTAGTTAATGTTTTGGGTCATTTTATGCCTCGGTCTAAAATCTTTTACTtaattttatattgtttttttaaTGATATCTTATACGATGTTATGTTAAATATCTTACATTGATCGAATTAAGCAATTGTATATGTGGATTTAAACAATCCTCTTCCATTGAGTTAGTTATATACAAGACTCACCCATTGAGCTAGTGAGATTAAGTTATGCTCAAGTCTCAATCTTACAATGGTATTAGAGCCAAGACCAACTATTATGTGTGACTATCCTGCGATCCACCCAATAACATCTTGTAAACTTctcgctccagatgttcattctgAGACGTGAAATGTTCATTCCGAGGTTTGAGGAGGTGTCAAATCGGTCGTTATTGAAAGTTGTATATATGTATTTGaacaattttcttttctttaactAACTTTTGAGATTGAGTTATGTCTAAATCTAATCTATGATATAATTACTCAGGATGAGAAACCAATTTGTTTAATAATAAAATGAAGAatgttatataaataattatatgaCTTTGACGGCTATATATATCTTTACTGTTAGGGAAAATAATCTAAACAATCGAACAATATAAAATCTAAAACAGAATATAGTTTTTTTCACTTTTAAACCATGACCAAAATATTttacaataaataataataataataataataataatattaataataataataataataataataataataataatatttacaaaatgtCTCACTTCATAAATTTCAATATATAACTGCGTTTAAATATGTTtatgtatatttattatttttctgaGAAAGGGTTTATGCATGAGCGTACAGAGACGCAAAACTGAAACTATTTGCGTGACCTTCGAGAAGTTTTCCTGCAGAACAGAAACCTTCGAGAATGAGCACTTGTGATTTGGTCGCATAATCGGTGTGGAAGGATATCGAATCCAATCGCATAGGTCTATATTCCATTTTAATTCACAATAATATTGCCAATATCTTCTCGATGCTCATCTTCCTGTGTTGAATTTTCGTTGGGTTTATCAAAATTTGACGACGCTGATGGAAAATGGGAGCAGTGACTGATGATCAGCTGGCAGTGTAATTATTACTAATATTTTTGCAACTCCGAGTTGTCTTTAATTTGTATAATAACGCCCCAAGTTGCATTTCTTGCTCGGGAAGAATTTCGAGAGAGAGACCAATATTGTTGATCAAAGGGGTGTCAAGAGGATCTCCGGTGAGCCCAGTGGTCGCTCCATTTTTCAGGTGTCTGTAGTACTTCATTTATTGATTTTCACTGATTTTGATTGAGCTGGGTACTGTGAAAAAGAGTAACACAAGGCTTTCAGATCTTCTGCAAATTCTATATATTAAACAGGTTGTGGGAGAATCTCGGAGAAAGGAGGAATATCTGTGCTATGCAGAACACTACTGTGCTTATTATTCTTTCTTCTATGATGTGGTGAACCGAGGCGAACAACTTTGTGTAAGACAGAGacaatttttgttttttgttaatTTTCTTGTTCTTCCATTTTTTTCCCCGTGGAGTTGATTTCTCTCATTCATTTTCAGAGTAAACATCAATTTGCAGCAAGACTTGCCGTCTCAACTGGAGCATGCGTCGACGTTAAAGTTTCTGATGCGGAATTAGCCTTGCTACCGTCCAAGGTTTAACATCCCATGCCATTATCAAAACATTTCTATGGCCCCATCGAAGAAAGTCATGAAACAGGTATTTTGTAAGGAATCTCATGACTTCAAGATGTGACGAATTACAATTTGATGAGCTACCAAAAGTGTACAACGATCTTGGACCATCTACTATCTATGATGTGCTACAGTTACATACCTACTCGTTCGAAAAACACTATACATACCTCAGTATATTTTAGTTTTCAATGATCCCACTTTTGAATATGTCAAGAATTGGTAACATCTTTTCGAGCTATAAGGAACACATTGTCACTTCATCTTTAATCTTTCTGATAGTCCAAGTTCTTCCTCGGTAGAAACATGGGGACTGAGTGCCCGAAGATTGCTGACAAAGGTTATAGCCTCGTCCCTTCGATTAAGCTTACAGTACCAATCTACGATAGAATTATACGTGCTCTCATTTGGTTTGCACTTCTGCTTGATCATGTACCGGATCACATCGATAGCCTCGACAAACATTGCCTCGGCTGCATAACTTGAAACAAATGTATTGTATGTGATAACATCGGGGATGAGATCAGATTTCCTCATTTCAAGAAAAACTCGTGATGCATCTCTCATTCTCCCATTCCTGCAATATGCATATATTACCGTATTATATGAAATGATATCTGGTTTCATTCCTTTTGACAACATATCCCTTAGTATTTCTTCAGATTTCACAAAATTTACGGATCGACTGTACATGTATATCAAGCTGTTGTAAGTTGTCAAACTATGTGTGAACCCTCTTGTCTCCATAAAGCTCAAAATTCTGTTGGCCTTATCAATCATTTGTCTTCTGCCATATATGGAAACCATGGAATTTAATGTGGTGATATCTGGAGAAAACCCTCTGTTTCTAAGCTCTAGaaaagcttgttcagtttcctTCAACAGGTCACTCTTGCTATATACTAGAACGAGTGTTTTCAAGAGCACAGCATGAGGTTCAATTGCACCCAAACGTACGTCTTTGGCAAGATCATGTACCTTCTCAATTTCTTTCCCATTAGTGTAAGCATGCAGCAAAGAACAATAAGTCAGCTCATTAGGTTTGCACTGCCTATCTTTCATTTCCGCAAAGACCTTTTCAGATTGTTTCCACAGTCCTCCCCGAGCCAGAGCTGCCAAAACGGCATTATAAGTGGAAAGATCAGGAGCTACTCCTGCTTCTAACATTCGCTTGTAGATAGCCATGGACTGGTCGAAAAATCCACACCTACTATAAGCACTGATCAAGGTGTTAAAAGTGTCCCTCTCTGCCACAAAACCCGATCTTTTCATTTCTTTGAACACACCCGACACTTCAGTATCCATCCCATTCTGCCCAAACACGGCCAAAAGGGTGTTCCACGTAACAATATCCGCGGTACATCCACATTCCTTTATATCATCAAATATCTTCATCATTTCTGTAAATTTTCCTCGGTTTCCATACATTTTAATCAGTGCATTGAAAGTGCATATATTTGGGTTACAACCTGAACTCCGCATCTCCTCAAACACCCTAAATGCCGACTCATCCTTCCCTGCCTTCTCAAATCCTGACAATAAAGTAGTATATGTGAACACATCTGGCTTAATCCCTTTCTCGAGCATCTGAGCTTTTAGCTCTATAGCCTCCTCCAACAAACCGTACCTGGAATAAGCAGAAATGAGAGAATTGTACGTCACAATGCTTGGGGAAAACCCATTAAACTCCATCTCCCTCAAAATTTCCACTGCGTCCTTGGGTCTCCTGGACTTACCATAAACATCAAGTAGTGTATTATATGTAACTTGATCTGGCACAAATCCAACCAATTTCATCTCTTCGAAAGTCCCTTTTGCTTCCTCGTACATAGATCCCCGTCTACAACAACTTATGACAGTGTTGTACGTATAAGCATCAGGAACAACACCCGAACTCTTCATTCCTTCAAAAACCGTCACGATCTGATTCCAAGGCATGCCCATTTTCCCATATACATTCAAAATCACATTATATGTGATTAGAGTAGGTTTGCACCCTTCCTCCtccattttcttgaaaatcatCACAGCTTCCCTGTACCTACCATTCCTTGCATAAACCGATATCATAGATGTATAAGCATAAACATCGATTCCAAATCCATCTTTCTGCAATTCATAAAGCAAAGAAGCCGCTTCCAAAACCCGACCTTCTTTGCCTAACATACTAATGATCACAGCCACAACAGACCCTTTTATCAAATCTTTCGAATCACAACGTTTCTTAATCCACACAAACACACTTAAAGCCAGGTCACATTTTCTATGGTACCCCAGTGCCTTAATTATACACAAAACATCAGACGAAAAATCTCCCATAAACACTTCCGAAAATCCATTTTGTCGCTTATGGGAATCAAGCAAAGTAACTAACACCTGGTCAAGGTTTTGAATGTTGAATTCATGGTCAGTAAGGGATTGAAGTGTAAGCTCACCTTGAGGGGagaggtggtggtggaggaaCCAGGGTTTTCCCTTGTTCGCGTCGCGGTGTTTGCCAATGCGATATCGTGGTCTGGGGACGGAGGAGGGCAGGTTCAGAGAATTAGGTGGTACGGGGGAAGTGGAGGAGGTTGATGGACTCTGGTGGAGCAATTCTGTGAGAAGAGGAGTCAACGTCTGCGGAGGGGGTCCTCGTACGACGGCGGAGGAGTGGGGGTGGGAGTCGTTGAAGAAGGGTTTTGGCGGTGGTGGGTTTGGGAGGAGAAGCGGGAGAGCTATATTTTCTGCCATTGGTGCAGGAGAAAGACACGGATGGAGCTCTTCTAAATGattaaagaattttatttttggctcattttgaaatgatcaagtTGTCAATCAATCAAAAAAGGGAAATGATTAAtacatttattattttcaaaatttttttaaaaaaagtttgaagtaaaactaattttaattattttcttgatatcgaatgaaattttcattttgtgTTGAAATtaattgaagaatatgtttcggTAACACAAACTTAAACTTAATTATTTTTTGGACGAATCGGATGGATGTATCTTTTTTGTGTTTCGTGATTAAATTTTATGCAcgatatttacaaaacaaagaTTTTTATCGTTTTGGATTTACGAGTGAGTGATATCTTTTATTGCACTTGACGTTGAGTTGAATAGATATgtcatgttttttttaaataattaatctgATATAGCAATCACAAATTATAATCACGATATAGATGCATGTTTGCTTATATTGGTTTCATTTCTCTCAACCATGCAAGCGTTTGTATCTTGGACTTGGTTAGCAACAGAACTAATGCGGCTGAGTGATGACTAATGCGACTTTTTCGAATATAAAAATATCAGTTTTTATATGTAGTTTCTATTAGAATGCCCGAAACAGATCAAGTGGCCTCCATCAACTAAATTCTGATACATGCATTATGTCTATGAGTGCGGTTCCCATTTGGATATATCTGTTTTGGGTGGCAGTAGTGGACGATTGAAGATCAAGTCTTATTGATCTTAGAGATTATTGATTTAGTCTTTATGCTCACATTATATCCGTCCTTGGTGAAGTGGCAATAGAGTGTGGCGAGCATTAGTTTAGAAGTGCACTTTTGTCGTAGAAATTCAAGGCTGTAAACTTTGCATCATGATTAATATATTTCAAGTTCAGTAGGTTTGCGGCTAGAGGACCGTCTACTTTGAAAATTATCAGTGACAAGTAGTTTTTTCCTCGCTGTGATATTGAGTGTTTAGTTCACCCGTTGCTTGTGTATGTTGCTTGTGTGTCTGGCGCACTTTCTTGTGGAGCATAATTGTTCTTTTCTTAACAATGTTTCTTGGCACAGACTGATCCTGACGACCTGTTCATGTGTACTCATGCATCTTTTTTTAGTGTATTTAGTTAGCTATCAAGATCTCTTAAACAGTGAAACCATGTCATGTTAATTGAGTGAGTTTCGCGGTCATGTCCTAGGAACAATGTTCACTAGTCTGGTAACTATTTTTGGTATGATGTTTTGGTATGATAAAACAGAAACTTTCTTAGCAGTGCTTTTCTCAATGTAAAATATCAATCTTGTTTCTGTATATTTATTACCTGCAAAATGTCTTGAGCtaagaaattaattaatttctgATAGATACGTACCTTCTTCCCAGGTCATGAACAAGCACTTGGGTATATTGGAAAGCAATATATTGAGACACGTTTCATAAAACTTAATGCTGAATACTTGGCTGAAAAGCTGAGGATTGTTGTTCTTCCAACTCTCGCTTTTGTAAAAAACGCTAGAGTGGAGGACTACGTGGTAACAATTCTCGGAGTTGACAACTGATCTGATAAGACTTTGTTGGTATCAAAATCTCACGATGTTAAAATTAGGTTGGATTTGATGAGCTCGGGGGGACGGACGAGTTCGGCACAGAAGAATTGGAAGAGAGATTGTCAAAGTCCAAGTTATTTGTTATGAAGGTGAATCTTCATTCAATCCATCCAAGTCCAAAGCCCCAAAAAAGAGCATTCGACAAAGCTCGAGTTGGTTAATGCCTTGGGCACGTGTAAGCCTTGAATCTGATATTTGGGTAGTTGTGTGGACGTTTTGGGACACTTGGCCAACGTTTAGGACAAGTGGCAGGAAGACAAGCATGCAATCTGGCAGCAGTTAGGTTTGTTCTTATCCAGACATAGCAGTTGGGCTTGACAGGTGGCGGTTCCAGGAGCAGTTACTCGAGTTTATCTGATATTGTTGCCTTGTATTTCGTTTATATAGGCCATGAGTTGCACAAGGCTGATGGGGACACGAGTGTTAAGCCTTTTTGTGTGCAAGCCATTGGCAGATTGTTTCTTTGTATTGTGAACTATTGTGTTAGTGCAAGATTGGGTAGATTTGCCTAGTAATCTCTTTTGCCATTATTATCAACTTGCTTGTTTGGCTTGAGAGGGTGATAGACTTGAGTGTGCAGGTCTACCCGCACAAGGGTTGTAAAGTTAATAATAATCCGCTGTGTTGCTTAACCCTTGTGAGTCACATAATTAAGATtaatatgatttattacataattattatattttataaaatacataaaaattcatataattaattttatgagatgaatGTCTAATTCGATTgacttataaataaatattatttttaatatcaaaaatatttttttaattacaaaTATAGATCATATCTATCCGCATGTCATAATAGgcctgtaaaaaaaaaattcaaaatgcaatttttaaaattttcctttctttcttcattttttttatacagTTTAAAAGAAAACAGGCTAAACCTTCAGAAAGAAGaacaaaacaaataaaaaaaacagtCAAACCTCTTTAGGGTTTAAGACTCCGCAAACGATTTGTGCAATCATACGCAAAAATTGTTATCGTCTTCAACAATTAAATGGAGATTGATCTGGAAAAACTTCCGTTTGACGTGGATTTTCATCCGTCGAATGACGTATTAGCCGCCGGTCTCATCACCGGCCACCTCCTTTTGTGAGTTCAATTCCATTCCTCCGGTGAtttttaattatgttgtgctGCTGCCAATGAATTTTCTTAAATTTTCATTTCAGGTATCGTTACGCAGCCGAGTCTCCTCCAGTAAGGTAAATATTAACGTTCTGCAATCTGCTTTGTGTAAACATCTTTTTATCCTGATAATTTTCACCAAATTGTAATTTTGAGGCTGGTGTTCTTGCTTATTAGGCTGTTGGAAATCAGTGCTCATACTGAATCATGTAGAGCTGTTCGTTTTGTTAATGAAGGGCGTGGTAGTTTATTTTTAGCAATTTTATTCCAGAAATTTAGTGTATTTATTTATCAAGGACGAATTTGGAGCAACACcgtgatgttttttttttctttttttttcagcTATCCTCACAGGTTCTCCAGATTGTTCCATTCTTGCCAGTGATACTGAAACGGGTTCACCCATTACTCGTCTAGAAAATTCTCATGGGTGGGTTGTATCATGAAAATCCATTGCCAACAACTGTACTATTGTTTAAGGGTCATTACCCACTTTTTATGTTTAAGGCGGTGATGTGTTTAATACTCTTGCAGGGCTGCTGTAAATCGAATAGTTAACTTGACTGAGTCCACCGTTGCCTCTGGAGATGATGAAGGTTGTGTGAAGGTGAGTTCATGTTGAAACTTCAACTTGATATTCTAAATGAGATTTAAAATTGGATCTAAATTAGTAGGACACTTCTGCCTAATCTTTGTGGTATAATTGGGTCCATTTCACTCAAATCACTTCATGGAAGTGCTCTGCAGAGAAAACCTTTTTACTATTTACTGTTATCGCCCAGATGTTATTTTTGGGCTTTTTTGGCCTTTTATAGCAAAAGTAATTCTGACAGCCAAGTTTAAATTATCTGTCTCAGTGAATTATCTACCAGTGCTAA
This Primulina eburnea isolate SZY01 chromosome 2, ASM2296580v1, whole genome shotgun sequence DNA region includes the following protein-coding sequences:
- the LOC140823820 gene encoding probable E3 ubiquitin-protein ligase RHY1A, which encodes MTSASELFYTRRSRFGRNSDPFDVSSHSPVDRGGRRSRYLPSSHHHSTNTRRDRTDHDACGPPRLVPHRSRQPHLHRSSHSLLDREFIRPEHGGHQFASGNDIHSGSQSNVLDRVQFSGDDRLPGAVLLARDRLVHRLRGVTLPGSRQRNRNSQIDHRSETVIGDVLRLINAEDGETDISRDWLATLTSVTDSISRLTSNKPPGLTQEALNSLRIEVFRVLEERDKEDTSSIITECSICLESFLEGDELILLPCAHRYHVCCLDPWVRTCGECPYCRRGIIVNADGVEYVELSSCSR
- the LOC140823823 gene encoding LOW QUALITY PROTEIN: uncharacterized protein (The sequence of the model RefSeq protein was modified relative to this genomic sequence to represent the inferred CDS: substituted 1 base at 1 genomic stop codon) → MSTCDLVAXSVWKDIESNRIVTDDQLALHFLLGKNFERETNIVDQRGVKRISGEPSGRSIFQVVGESRRKEEYLCYAEHYCAYYSFFYDVVNRGEQLCSKHQFAARLAVSTGACVDVKVSDAELALLPSKV
- the LOC140823822 gene encoding uncharacterized protein, whose translation is MAENIALPLLLPNPPPPKPFFNDSHPHSSAVVRGPPPQTLTPLLTELLHQSPSTSSTSPVPPNSLNLPSSVPRPRYRIGKHRDANKGKPWFLHHHLSPQGELTLQSLTDHEFNIQNLDQVLVTLLDSHKRQNGFSEVFMGDFSSDVLCIIKALGYHRKCDLALSVFVWIKKRCDSKDLIKGSVVAVIISMLGKEGRVLEAASLLYELQKDGFGIDVYAYTSMISVYARNGRYREAVMIFKKMEEEGCKPTLITYNVILNVYGKMGMPWNQIVTVFEGMKSSGVVPDAYTYNTVISCCRRGSMYEEAKGTFEEMKLVGFVPDQVTYNTLLDVYGKSRRPKDAVEILREMEFNGFSPSIVTYNSLISAYSRYGLLEEAIELKAQMLEKGIKPDVFTYTTLLSGFEKAGKDESAFRVFEEMRSSGCNPNICTFNALIKMYGNRGKFTEMMKIFDDIKECGCTADIVTWNTLLAVFGQNGMDTEVSGVFKEMKRSGFVAERDTFNTLISAYSRCGFFDQSMAIYKRMLEAGVAPDLSTYNAVLAALARGGLWKQSEKVFAEMKDRQCKPNELTYCSLLHAYTNGKEIEKVHDLAKDVRLGAIEPHAVLLKTLVLVYSKSDLLKETEQAFLELRNRGFSPDITTLNSMVSIYGRRQMIDKANRILSFMETRGFTHSLTTYNSLIYMYSRSVNFVKSEEILRDMLSKGMKPDIISYNTVIYAYCRNGRMRDASRVFLEMRKSDLIPDVITYNTFVSSYAAEAMFVEAIDVIRYMIKQKCKPNESTYNSIVDWYCKLNRRDEAITFVSNLRALSPHVSTEEELGLSERLKMK